In a genomic window of Rhododendron vialii isolate Sample 1 chromosome 12a, ASM3025357v1:
- the LOC131310048 gene encoding chlorophyll a-b binding protein, chloroplastic isoform X2 — translation MASSVCASSAIGAVGLSSPSSQKSGSIVGATKASFFGGSKLSLRTYTAPARTRSLTVRAAAADPERPIWFPGSIPPPWLDGSLPGDFGFDPLGLGSDPETLKWMVQSEIVHCRWAMLGAAGIFIPEFLTKIGILNTPSWYTAGELEYFTDKTTLFIVELIFIGWAEGRRWADILKPGCVNTDPIFPNNKLTGTDVGYPGGLWFDPLGWGSGSPEKVKELRTKEIKNGRLAMLAVMGAWFQAIYTGTGPIDNLFAHLADPGHATIFAAFSPK, via the exons ATGGCCTCCTCTGTTTGTGCTTCTTCAGCTATTGGAGCTGTTGGCCTCTCTTCCCCCAG TTCCCAGAAGAGTGGATCAATTGTGGGAGCAACAAAGGCTTCTTTTTTTGGAGGAAGCAAACTAAGCCTCAGAACATACACAGCACCGGCCAGAACACGATCACTTACCGTTCGCGCAGCCGCAGCTGATCCCGAAAGGCCCATCTGGTTCCCAGGCAGCATCCCCCCACCATGGCTCGACGGCAG CCTCCCCGGGGACTTCGGATTTGATCCCCTCGGTCTTG GATCTGACCCGGAGACATTGAAATGGATGGTACAATCGGAAATAGTCCACTGCAGGTGGGCCATGTTGGGCGCCGCCGGTATCTTCATCCCTGAGTTCCTGACAAAAATCGGAATTCTCAACACCCCATCGTGGTACACTGCCGGAGAGCTCGAATACTTCACTGACAAAACCACTCTCTTCATTGTGGAGCTGATTTTCATAGGGTGGGCCGAGGGGAGGCGGTGGGCAGATATCCTCAAGCCAGGTTGTGTGAATACAGACCCCATTTTCCCCAACAACAAGCTTACGGGGACAGACGTTGGGTACCCGGGTGGGCTCTGGTTTGACCCACTTGGATGGGGCAGTGGGTCTCCTGAGAAGGTTAAGGAATTGAGGACGAAGGAGATCAAGAATGGACGGCTGGCTATGTTGGCTGTGATGGGTGCTTGGTTCCAAGCCATTTATACCGGTACTGGACCGATTGACAACCTCTTCGCCCACCTTGCTGATCCTGGTCATGCCACCATTTTCGCT GCTTTCAGCCCCAAGTGA
- the LOC131310048 gene encoding chlorophyll a-b binding protein, chloroplastic isoform X1: MASSVCASSAIGAVGLSSPSSQKSGSIVGATKASFFGGSKLSLRTYTAPARTRSLTVRAAAADPERPIWFPGSIPPPWLDGSLPGDFGFDPLGLGSDPETLKWMVQSEIVHCRWAMLGAAGIFIPEFLTKIGILNTPSWYTAGELEYFTDKTTLFIVELIFIGWAEGRRWADILKPGCVNTDPIFPNNKLTGTDVGYPGGLWFDPLGWGSGSPEKVKELRTKEIKNGRLAMLAVMGAWFQAIYTGTGPIDNLFAHLADPGHATIFAVSKALTILQSV, from the exons ATGGCCTCCTCTGTTTGTGCTTCTTCAGCTATTGGAGCTGTTGGCCTCTCTTCCCCCAG TTCCCAGAAGAGTGGATCAATTGTGGGAGCAACAAAGGCTTCTTTTTTTGGAGGAAGCAAACTAAGCCTCAGAACATACACAGCACCGGCCAGAACACGATCACTTACCGTTCGCGCAGCCGCAGCTGATCCCGAAAGGCCCATCTGGTTCCCAGGCAGCATCCCCCCACCATGGCTCGACGGCAG CCTCCCCGGGGACTTCGGATTTGATCCCCTCGGTCTTG GATCTGACCCGGAGACATTGAAATGGATGGTACAATCGGAAATAGTCCACTGCAGGTGGGCCATGTTGGGCGCCGCCGGTATCTTCATCCCTGAGTTCCTGACAAAAATCGGAATTCTCAACACCCCATCGTGGTACACTGCCGGAGAGCTCGAATACTTCACTGACAAAACCACTCTCTTCATTGTGGAGCTGATTTTCATAGGGTGGGCCGAGGGGAGGCGGTGGGCAGATATCCTCAAGCCAGGTTGTGTGAATACAGACCCCATTTTCCCCAACAACAAGCTTACGGGGACAGACGTTGGGTACCCGGGTGGGCTCTGGTTTGACCCACTTGGATGGGGCAGTGGGTCTCCTGAGAAGGTTAAGGAATTGAGGACGAAGGAGATCAAGAATGGACGGCTGGCTATGTTGGCTGTGATGGGTGCTTGGTTCCAAGCCATTTATACCGGTACTGGACCGATTGACAACCTCTTCGCCCACCTTGCTGATCCTGGTCATGCCACCATTTTCGCTGTAAGTAAAGCCCTCACAATCCTACAATCAGTGTAA